The nucleotide window GCAAGAGTTCTTCAAGCTCAATATACACTTGAAGAATTAAAAAAAGGTAGCCGTAGCCAAGAAATCGCCAGCGCATACGCTGACATAGATAGAGCTATAGCGGCCGCTAATACTGCATCTATTCAATTAAATCAAACTAAAGCTGATTTTGAAAGATTTGCTTCTCTTTATAAACAGGGAGGCATTAGCTTACGCGATTATGAATTAAATCTCGCTAAATATGAAACAGCTCAAAATAATTATTCAGAAGCTCAAGCAAGAGTAAAAAATACTCAAGAAGCTTTAAGTCTTCGTAAAGATGGACCAAGAATTGAGTCAATACAAAAAGCTGAAGCATCTCTAATACAAGCGAAATCTGAATATTCCCTTGTCAAAACTGGTCCAAGAAAAGAAAAAATTGCACAAGCACGAGCTCAAGTAAAAATAGCAGAAGCATCGGTTAATCAAGCAAAGCTTCAACTAACATATACAGAACTTTCTTCTCCTATGGATGGAATAGTTTTAAGTAAATCCTCTGAATCAGGTGAATTCCTTAATCCTGCATCTCCAGTTGTAATTGTAGGAGATATCAAGAAGCCTTGGTTAAGGGCATATATAACTGCTAAAAGTCTCGGCAAGATAAAATTCGGAGATAAAGTTAAGGTAAAAACTGATTCTTTTCCAGATAAAACTTATAATGGTGTAATAAGTTTTATAAGCAATCAAGCTGAA belongs to Desulfobacterales bacterium and includes:
- a CDS encoding efflux RND transporter periplasmic adaptor subunit, with product MKKRLRILIPIILIAIAAAYFLYFKDKNNSNTLIVSGNIEITEASLSFKIPGRLEKRLVDEGENVSQGQLIAILEKGDQELAIVRAEANLSYAKAVLSELEAGSLPEEIERAHARVLQAQYTLEELKKGSRSQEIASAYADIDRAIAAANTASIQLNQTKADFERFASLYKQGGISLRDYELNLAKYETAQNNYSEAQARVKNTQEALSLRKDGPRIESIQKAEASLIQAKSEYSLVKTGPRKEKIAQARAQVKIAEASVNQAKLQLTYTELSSPMDGIVLSKSSESGEFLNPASPVVIVGDIKKPWLRAYITAKSLGKIKFGDKVKVKTDSFPDKTYNGVISFISNQAEFTPKAVQTFEERVKLMYRIKINVENSNGELKPGMPADAIIFEE